A genomic region of Persephonella marina EX-H1 contains the following coding sequences:
- a CDS encoding 2-amino-3,7-dideoxy-D-threo-hept-6-ulosonate synthase: protein MGIGKRVRLERIMNRDTGKTVIVPMDHGVSSGPMKGIINIKDTVEKIAEGGANAIILHKGMVEQGHRGKGKDVGLIVHMSASTDLSIRKNDKVLVCTVEEAIKLGADGVSIHVNIGAEDEKQMLKDFGAVSKACIEWQMPLVAMIYYRGPEVKNPFDPDAVAHIARIGAELGADIVKVPYTGDPETFRKVVEGCPVPVVIAGGPKVSSDKELLQMIYDAVVVAGCAGLSVGRNIFQHDNVSKITYVLSKIVHEGITVDEALKILEG, encoded by the coding sequence TTGGGCATCGGAAAGAGAGTGAGACTGGAAAGGATAATGAACAGGGACACAGGAAAAACTGTGATAGTTCCTATGGATCACGGTGTTAGCTCAGGTCCAATGAAAGGGATAATTAATATAAAGGATACAGTTGAGAAGATAGCTGAAGGTGGTGCAAATGCGATAATTCTCCATAAAGGGATGGTTGAGCAGGGACACAGAGGGAAAGGTAAAGATGTAGGTCTTATTGTTCACATGTCAGCATCAACAGATCTATCTATAAGAAAGAATGATAAGGTTCTCGTATGTACAGTTGAAGAGGCTATAAAACTCGGTGCTGATGGTGTATCAATACATGTTAATATAGGTGCTGAAGATGAAAAACAGATGCTGAAGGATTTTGGTGCTGTATCAAAGGCATGTATTGAATGGCAGATGCCACTTGTTGCTATGATCTACTACAGAGGTCCAGAGGTTAAGAATCCTTTTGATCCTGACGCTGTTGCGCATATAGCAAGAATTGGTGCAGAGCTTGGAGCTGACATAGTTAAGGTTCCTTACACAGGAGATCCTGAAACATTCAGAAAGGTTGTTGAGGGATGCCCAGTTCCTGTTGTTATAGCAGGGGGACCAAAGGTAAGCTCAGATAAAGAGCTTTTACAGATGATATATGATGCTGTTGTTGTTGCAGGATGTGCAGGACTATCAGTTGGAAGGAATATATTCCAGCATGATAACGTATCAAAGATAACTTATGTTCTATCAAAGATAGTACACGAAGGTATAACTGTTGATGAAGCATTAAAAATTCTTGAGGGATAG
- a CDS encoding LapA family protein produces the protein MLNKIKLILWLIILLAVAYFVSMNTQPSISVNLLPTYKTPEIPLALVIIISVILGAVLILIFTITDWISFKIEKLKLKKEISSLEKSIKKCNEEKEKLNEEIKKYQKEIEDLKAKQNVTVKEITEEVKEDGSL, from the coding sequence ATGCTGAATAAGATCAAACTTATTCTATGGCTTATAATCTTACTCGCTGTTGCTTACTTTGTATCAATGAACACACAGCCAAGTATATCCGTAAATCTTCTACCTACATACAAAACACCTGAGATACCACTTGCCCTTGTTATCATAATAAGTGTTATACTTGGTGCTGTTCTTATACTTATATTCACAATTACAGACTGGATATCATTCAAGATAGAAAAACTGAAACTGAAAAAAGAGATCAGCAGTCTTGAAAAAAGTATAAAAAAGTGCAACGAAGAGAAAGAAAAACTGAATGAGGAGATAAAAAAATACCAGAAAGAGATAGAAGATCTAAAAGCTAAACAGAATGTAACAGTTAAAGAGATAACTGAAGAGGTCAAGGAAGATGGGTCTTTATGA
- the bamA gene encoding outer membrane protein assembly factor BamA — protein MRKIEIKGLKYISPEIIKPVIPFGKGAVVTRDTIVNTLRDLYKLGYFREVETYTRYTENGIDLIFVFEELPVVQKIEFEGNDEITTEDLMQVLGIQTQERQETGTVLPFTTVGPELAEKLSSIKRGLGRVFSIDEINRMIKAIEKKYEKEGFYNVKVDYYFKGNILVFKIDEGKRAYVKKIIIEGNKQIEEDEILDVMETKQRNPWKLRFHPRLQKDVLYGDIEKIRDLYLKKGFFDVEISQPQITLKKGEEYYITINIKEGERYRLEGIEFKNNTLYTEDELLERFKKDLKIGDYYDGEIIEKIRGEITGKYSDLGFIFANTYVKKIIDRDKKVVKVVYDINKGEIFYVDLIDISGNYESRDYVIRRELRFAPGDLFLKKDVMRSQSRLYRLGFYNMVGFDPKVKEEGVMDVDVNVSERFTGQMSVGAGYSQLTGFSLFASIKKGNFLGTGDTLGLSLSIGSQYRNNELSYLHRWAFYKPLDLGFSIYERYIDYTTFTSTKVGFSPTLSYEISEYWRTGIGITAEKGKYSNIDENAPTRIKDQAGSYELYSIYNYYNRNSVDNPLLPTRGSDFNVTFKVGFGTRGFYKFSTSYAFFLPDKLFFTDWVFSFKVRYGAVKEMNDKLPLDELFFVGGDFSVRGFDYGMAGPYDDNLDPSGAKQQLVFNYQLSHPLVERFLWGYIFLDQGKGFNGGNPFKDMYYSVGAGLKIVTPVAPIDIYYGKVLNAPPGVSDSRLGFVLGTFF, from the coding sequence ATCAGAAAGATAGAGATAAAAGGCCTCAAGTACATAAGTCCAGAAATAATAAAACCCGTTATCCCATTTGGAAAAGGTGCTGTTGTAACAAGGGATACCATCGTAAACACACTGAGAGATCTTTATAAACTTGGTTACTTTAGAGAGGTTGAGACATACACAAGATACACTGAGAACGGTATTGATCTTATATTTGTTTTTGAAGAACTTCCTGTTGTTCAGAAGATAGAGTTTGAGGGAAATGATGAGATAACAACAGAAGATCTTATGCAGGTTCTAGGGATTCAGACCCAGGAAAGACAGGAGACGGGGACTGTTCTCCCTTTCACAACAGTAGGTCCTGAGCTTGCGGAAAAGCTTTCGTCTATTAAAAGAGGTCTTGGCAGGGTTTTCTCCATAGATGAGATAAACAGGATGATAAAAGCTATTGAGAAGAAGTATGAAAAGGAAGGGTTTTATAACGTAAAGGTTGATTACTACTTTAAGGGAAACATTCTTGTATTCAAGATTGATGAAGGTAAGAGAGCATATGTTAAAAAGATAATAATTGAGGGAAATAAGCAGATTGAAGAGGATGAGATCCTTGATGTTATGGAGACAAAGCAGAGGAATCCGTGGAAGCTCAGGTTCCATCCAAGGCTTCAAAAGGATGTTCTTTACGGGGATATAGAGAAAATAAGGGATCTTTATCTTAAAAAAGGTTTCTTTGATGTTGAGATATCACAGCCCCAGATAACCCTGAAGAAAGGTGAGGAGTATTACATAACAATAAATATAAAGGAAGGGGAAAGATACAGACTTGAGGGGATAGAGTTTAAAAACAACACGCTATACACTGAAGATGAGCTTTTGGAAAGGTTTAAAAAGGATCTTAAGATAGGTGATTACTACGACGGTGAGATTATAGAAAAGATAAGAGGTGAGATAACAGGTAAGTACTCAGATCTTGGTTTTATATTTGCAAACACTTATGTAAAAAAGATAATAGACAGGGATAAAAAGGTAGTAAAGGTAGTTTACGATATAAACAAGGGAGAGATATTCTACGTTGATCTTATAGATATATCAGGAAATTACGAGTCAAGGGATTATGTCATAAGAAGAGAGCTGAGGTTTGCTCCAGGAGATCTCTTCCTTAAAAAGGATGTTATGAGATCACAGTCAAGGCTTTACAGACTCGGATTTTACAATATGGTAGGTTTTGATCCGAAGGTGAAGGAAGAAGGTGTTATGGATGTTGATGTTAATGTATCAGAGAGATTTACAGGACAGATGTCTGTAGGTGCAGGTTACAGCCAGTTAACAGGATTCTCACTTTTTGCTTCCATAAAAAAGGGGAACTTCCTTGGAACAGGTGACACACTTGGTCTCTCATTATCTATAGGTAGTCAGTACAGAAATAATGAGCTTTCATACCTTCACAGATGGGCTTTTTATAAACCTCTTGATCTTGGTTTTTCTATATATGAAAGATATATAGACTACACAACATTCACATCCACAAAGGTCGGTTTTTCACCAACACTTTCCTACGAGATCTCTGAGTACTGGAGAACGGGAATAGGTATAACAGCGGAAAAAGGAAAATACTCAAATATAGATGAGAACGCACCAACAAGGATAAAAGATCAGGCTGGAAGTTATGAGCTTTACTCCATATACAACTACTACAACAGAAATAGTGTTGATAACCCTCTTCTCCCAACAAGGGGATCTGACTTTAATGTGACATTCAAGGTAGGTTTTGGAACAAGGGGATTTTACAAGTTCAGCACAAGTTACGCATTCTTCCTCCCTGATAAACTTTTTTTCACAGACTGGGTTTTCTCATTTAAGGTGAGGTACGGTGCTGTTAAGGAGATGAATGATAAACTTCCACTTGATGAGCTTTTCTTTGTAGGTGGTGATTTTTCTGTGAGAGGTTTTGATTACGGTATGGCAGGACCTTACGATGACAATCTTGATCCTTCAGGGGCTAAACAGCAGCTCGTTTTCAACTACCAGCTTTCACACCCGCTTGTTGAGAGATTTTTATGGGGTTACATATTCTTAGATCAGGGTAAGGGTTTTAATGGTGGAAATCCTTTTAAGGATATGTACTACTCTGTAGGAGCAGGTTTAAAGATCGTGACGCCAGTTGCACCTATAGATATTTATTATGGTAAAGTATTAAATGCACCACCAGGTGTAAGTGATTCAAGACTTGGTTTTGTTCTGGGAACGTTCTTTTAA
- a CDS encoding OmpH family outer membrane protein, whose amino-acid sequence MRRLFFMFTFLIIFTGVSYGQNVAYLDIQKVMNMSKEGLKYKEEIKEKIRYYEEKVKELENKIAEIEKQLESPVLSEEGRKKKSEEKRKLERELSRIEQEANEELSKMKAEAEQKLVKKIIEVVKDYSEKNNIDLVFIGGMYSGVLYASPKIDITDEIIKRMGEGEK is encoded by the coding sequence ATGAGAAGACTGTTTTTTATGTTCACTTTTTTAATTATATTTACAGGAGTTTCGTACGGACAGAATGTTGCGTATCTTGATATCCAGAAAGTTATGAATATGTCCAAGGAAGGTCTGAAGTACAAAGAGGAGATAAAAGAGAAGATAAGGTACTACGAGGAGAAGGTAAAGGAGCTTGAGAATAAGATAGCTGAGATAGAGAAACAGCTTGAAAGTCCTGTCTTAAGTGAGGAAGGAAGGAAGAAAAAATCAGAAGAGAAAAGAAAGTTAGAAAGGGAGCTTAGCAGGATTGAACAGGAGGCTAATGAAGAGTTATCAAAGATGAAAGCTGAGGCTGAGCAGAAGCTTGTTAAAAAGATTATTGAGGTTGTGAAGGATTACTCAGAAAAGAACAATATAGATCTTGTGTTTATCGGAGGGATGTACAGCGGTGTTCTTTATGCCTCACCTAAGATTGATATAACAGATGAGATAATAAAAAGAATGGGCGAAGGAGAAAAATGA
- a CDS encoding cytochrome c biogenesis CcdA family protein, which produces MVESVSIWAAFFAGLIAFLSPCVLPIIPGYIAYISGISVQSASQNNNRIDWSVVYAAIAFVVGFSIVFTALGAASTFVGQLLQEYKTIISKIAAVLVILLGVHFTGVFQSENVKKWLFVITGISLLIYGYGVVSTGNILNDLLFLVVISISLLVFYFSGAYRVLYQQKTTEIKKKPAGIIGAFIVGVAFAFGWTPCIGPILGAILLYASQQETVMQGVTLLFAFSMGLGIPFIITAAAINQFFRFFNFMRRYFLWIEILGGILLIMVGILILTGSLEKITAFFL; this is translated from the coding sequence ATGGTGGAGAGTGTTTCTATCTGGGCTGCATTTTTCGCTGGATTAATAGCTTTTTTATCTCCTTGCGTACTCCCAATCATTCCCGGGTATATAGCCTATATATCTGGAATATCTGTACAGTCTGCATCACAGAATAACAACAGGATAGACTGGTCTGTTGTTTATGCAGCTATCGCATTTGTTGTTGGGTTTTCCATTGTTTTTACAGCTCTAGGTGCAGCCTCAACATTTGTTGGACAGCTTTTACAGGAGTATAAAACGATAATATCAAAGATAGCAGCAGTTTTAGTTATACTCCTGGGAGTGCATTTTACAGGTGTTTTCCAGTCTGAGAATGTTAAAAAATGGCTCTTTGTTATAACTGGAATTTCTTTACTGATATATGGTTACGGTGTGGTCTCAACAGGTAATATATTAAATGATCTTTTATTCCTTGTTGTTATATCCATCTCTTTACTTGTCTTTTATTTCTCCGGGGCATACAGAGTACTTTACCAGCAGAAAACAACTGAGATCAAGAAAAAACCTGCCGGTATAATAGGTGCTTTCATTGTTGGTGTTGCCTTTGCTTTCGGCTGGACACCATGTATAGGTCCTATACTTGGTGCTATTCTCCTCTATGCATCACAGCAGGAAACTGTAATGCAGGGTGTTACGCTTTTATTCGCTTTCTCAATGGGACTTGGAATACCATTTATTATAACAGCAGCTGCCATAAACCAGTTTTTCAGATTCTTTAACTTTATGAGAAGGTACTTCCTCTGGATTGAGATACTAGGTGGAATACTTCTGATAATGGTTGGGATACTTATACTTACCGGAAGTCTTGAGAAGATAACAGCCTTCTTCCTTTAA
- a CDS encoding peroxiredoxin family protein translates to MKKVLSVIIALFIISGISSGKGLKPYSFILKDENGRTVKLEDLKGNVVILTFWSTTCHTCREELPKLSKLAKEYQGKSVKFFGIVIDTKDISYIKDIKERWKFDITVLIGDSVVISKYRIIGTPITYILKKDLTIGKIIYGDYPVRKYRKIINKLLKEN, encoded by the coding sequence ATGAAAAAAGTTCTTTCTGTTATAATCGCTCTGTTTATAATATCAGGTATATCCTCAGGAAAAGGTCTGAAGCCATACAGCTTTATACTGAAAGATGAGAATGGAAGGACGGTCAAACTTGAAGACCTTAAAGGAAATGTAGTTATACTCACTTTCTGGTCAACAACATGCCATACTTGCAGGGAAGAACTTCCAAAACTCAGCAAGCTTGCAAAAGAGTATCAGGGAAAAAGTGTGAAATTTTTTGGTATAGTAATAGATACAAAGGATATATCATATATAAAGGATATAAAGGAAAGATGGAAGTTTGATATAACCGTTCTGATTGGAGACAGTGTTGTGATCTCAAAATACAGGATTATAGGAACACCGATAACGTATATACTGAAAAAAGACCTGACTATAGGAAAGATAATTTATGGTGATTATCCTGTCAGGAAGTACAGAAAGATCATTAACAAACTTCTCAAGGAGAACTGA
- the lpxD gene encoding UDP-3-O-(3-hydroxymyristoyl)glucosamine N-acyltransferase produces MRLTRIAEITGGKLINLKDDIDIRSLSSLEGAEEGDLTFVSGKKFLNLVYKTKASAIITGKELDIDKPQIIVDKPDQVFYELIKVFYPDEEVKGQISETAVIGKDVSIGEDVYIGDYVVIQDGVKIGRGTKIYPFSFIGKNCVIGEDTVIYPRVTLYPDVVLGKRVIIHSGVVIGSDGFGYYQKDGKHIKIKHVGKVIIEDDVEIGANTTIDRAMIDKTVIGKGTKIDNLVMVAHNCQIGENCIILAQVGMAGSGRIGKNVILAGQVGVADHINIGDNVIVIGKSSVPKDLPSNGVYGSSIPAMEWNKWKRILAYLSKLPDILKKFKS; encoded by the coding sequence ATGAGGCTGACAAGGATAGCTGAGATCACAGGTGGGAAGCTTATTAATCTGAAGGATGATATAGATATAAGATCCCTTTCAAGCCTTGAAGGTGCAGAGGAGGGAGACCTTACATTTGTTTCAGGTAAAAAATTTTTGAACCTTGTTTATAAAACGAAAGCATCAGCTATTATCACAGGTAAAGAGCTTGATATAGACAAGCCCCAGATTATCGTTGATAAACCTGATCAGGTCTTTTATGAGCTTATAAAGGTTTTCTACCCCGATGAGGAGGTTAAGGGCCAGATATCGGAAACAGCTGTAATAGGAAAGGATGTCTCTATAGGTGAGGATGTTTATATCGGTGATTATGTTGTTATTCAGGATGGGGTTAAGATAGGAAGAGGAACAAAGATCTACCCCTTCAGCTTTATAGGAAAAAACTGTGTTATAGGTGAAGATACAGTAATATATCCAAGGGTCACACTTTATCCTGACGTTGTTCTCGGTAAGAGGGTTATAATCCATTCAGGTGTTGTTATAGGATCAGACGGTTTTGGATACTACCAGAAGGATGGAAAGCATATAAAGATAAAACATGTTGGAAAGGTTATTATTGAGGATGATGTTGAGATAGGGGCAAATACAACTATAGACAGAGCCATGATAGATAAAACTGTTATAGGAAAGGGAACAAAGATAGACAATCTTGTTATGGTAGCCCATAACTGTCAGATCGGTGAGAACTGTATTATTCTTGCACAGGTTGGTATGGCCGGTAGCGGTAGAATAGGTAAAAATGTTATTCTCGCAGGTCAGGTAGGTGTGGCGGATCATATCAATATAGGTGACAACGTTATAGTTATAGGCAAGTCTTCTGTTCCAAAGGATCTTCCATCTAACGGTGTTTACGGTTCAAGTATCCCAGCTATGGAATGGAACAAATGGAAGAGAATCCTTGCTTATCTATCAAAGCTTCCTGATATACTTAAAAAGTTTAAGTCTTAA
- a CDS encoding NAD(P)/FAD-dependent oxidoreductase: MKKIVVVGGGYGGVSFAKRFAKYNLDAEVYLIDKNPYHFLQPEVYNFIANKYLISDVIIDLSTLAQGLGKTVYFFKDKVIKIDFDKNTVIGEKFGLQYDYLVLAVGSRTFFPPIEGLRKHSSGVKTLTRSLDFKQKFEQKILKKIQEEDKCYIEKDKQFNIVVGGAGLAGVEIAAEMAYYAKMFFKKIGFLCEGLSITLIEAADTILPGQHPYVLEVAYNRLKSLGVDIITGKKITKVEPDKVFLEDGTEIKMDFLIWTGGIIGSTLIPRLGIKMNRKNQAYTDKYFRVEGFDNVFAIGDCAEIRDPDTGNIIPPTAQIAIQSGEIVADYIKSILKGEPLNYKKPEFKGMVSALGGKYGVGMVKNSFKVKGYPAYIFKELVFKHYKIPLKIISKKGYRELMKIYEGG; the protein is encoded by the coding sequence ATGAAAAAGATCGTCGTAGTAGGCGGAGGTTACGGAGGTGTTTCCTTCGCCAAAAGATTCGCAAAGTACAACCTTGACGCTGAAGTTTACCTTATAGATAAAAATCCTTACCACTTCCTTCAGCCTGAAGTCTATAACTTTATAGCTAACAAATATCTGATATCAGACGTTATAATAGATCTTTCAACACTTGCACAGGGACTTGGAAAAACGGTCTATTTTTTTAAAGATAAGGTTATAAAGATAGATTTTGACAAAAATACAGTTATAGGTGAGAAGTTCGGTCTTCAGTATGATTATCTTGTTCTTGCCGTTGGAAGCAGAACATTTTTCCCTCCTATAGAAGGATTAAGGAAACATTCCTCAGGTGTAAAAACATTAACAAGGAGTCTTGACTTTAAACAGAAATTTGAGCAGAAGATTCTGAAAAAGATACAGGAAGAGGACAAATGTTATATCGAGAAGGACAAGCAGTTTAATATAGTAGTAGGTGGTGCAGGTCTCGCCGGTGTTGAGATAGCTGCAGAGATGGCCTACTACGCAAAGATGTTCTTTAAAAAGATAGGTTTCCTGTGTGAAGGACTGAGTATAACATTAATTGAGGCTGCTGATACAATACTTCCCGGGCAGCATCCTTACGTTCTTGAGGTTGCATACAACAGACTTAAGTCACTTGGGGTTGATATAATAACGGGAAAGAAGATAACAAAGGTTGAACCCGATAAGGTTTTCCTGGAAGATGGAACTGAGATAAAGATGGATTTTCTCATATGGACTGGAGGTATTATTGGAAGTACGTTAATACCACGACTTGGTATCAAGATGAACAGGAAAAATCAGGCCTACACTGATAAATATTTTCGTGTTGAGGGTTTTGATAATGTTTTTGCTATAGGTGACTGTGCAGAGATAAGAGATCCAGATACGGGAAATATAATACCACCTACAGCTCAGATAGCGATACAGTCAGGAGAGATAGTTGCTGATTATATAAAATCAATACTGAAAGGTGAACCTTTAAACTATAAAAAACCAGAATTTAAAGGTATGGTTTCTGCATTAGGTGGAAAATACGGCGTAGGTATGGTAAAAAATAGTTTCAAGGTTAAAGGTTATCCTGCATATATCTTTAAGGAGCTTGTTTTTAAACATTACAAGATTCCTTTAAAGATAATATCGAAGAAGGGATACAGAGAACTAATGAAAATATATGAAGGTGGGTAA
- a CDS encoding AI-2E family transporter, translating to MGSNYGQIGNIFFFIFLSFFLFLGYLLFLPFLKVIILSILITIIFYPVKKKLDHKLKSTLLSSLISTAIVFMFIIVPSIVLIAFFTNQVISLYPVIIQAVSEGHTIEYYINQIPILSSIHKIFLQSLQTLHIEIDLNTVLRNILSNIANFLIEQGKSLFINITFLIIGIGIMLVTIFFLFKDGESLYDRVLKLIPLPEKDKNFLLSKTYTAIQGVVLGSVLTAIAQGILSFIGYFTAGLEFSLFWAFITFIAAFLPIGGASLVWIPIAIYLFISKGFLTGFLFALWGTFVISLVDNIIKPVVIGDKTNIHPVILFFAILGGLNLFGFIGIFLAPIVIVLIDNMLYLYAERFSSQD from the coding sequence TTGGGTTCTAATTACGGACAGATAGGAAATATATTTTTTTTTATTTTCCTATCTTTCTTTCTTTTTTTAGGGTATTTACTGTTTTTACCATTTTTAAAAGTAATAATACTGTCAATACTTATAACGATAATATTCTATCCAGTAAAGAAAAAGTTAGACCACAAGCTTAAAAGTACACTTCTTTCATCCCTTATCTCAACAGCCATTGTTTTCATGTTTATAATCGTTCCCTCTATAGTTCTGATAGCATTTTTCACAAATCAGGTTATATCACTTTATCCGGTTATCATACAGGCTGTATCGGAAGGACATACAATTGAGTATTACATAAACCAGATACCGATACTTTCCTCAATACATAAGATATTCTTACAGTCCCTCCAGACACTTCATATAGAGATAGATCTTAATACCGTTCTTAGAAATATTCTCAGTAATATAGCGAACTTTCTTATAGAACAGGGTAAAAGTCTCTTTATAAATATAACATTTCTGATAATCGGTATAGGTATAATGCTTGTTACGATATTTTTCCTTTTTAAAGATGGAGAGAGTCTGTATGACAGGGTTTTAAAGCTTATACCTCTACCTGAGAAGGATAAGAACTTCCTCTTATCAAAAACATACACGGCCATACAGGGTGTTGTTCTCGGATCTGTTTTAACAGCTATAGCACAGGGAATACTCTCGTTTATAGGTTATTTCACAGCAGGTCTGGAGTTCAGCCTTTTCTGGGCGTTTATAACCTTTATAGCAGCATTTTTACCTATTGGTGGTGCATCCTTGGTATGGATACCTATAGCTATCTATCTTTTTATCTCTAAGGGATTTCTTACAGGATTTTTATTTGCTCTTTGGGGAACTTTTGTTATAAGTCTTGTTGATAACATAATAAAACCTGTTGTTATAGGTGATAAAACAAATATTCATCCTGTTATACTCTTTTTCGCCATATTAGGTGGTCTTAATCTTTTTGGTTTTATAGGTATATTCCTTGCACCTATAGTGATAGTTCTTATAGACAATATGCTTTATCTTTACGCTGAAAGGTTCTCCTCTCAGGATTAA
- a CDS encoding succinate dehydrogenase/fumarate reductase iron-sulfur subunit, giving the protein MKVKIKIKRFNGKDHYFDQFDVQIEDRTTVLEALMHIKDYMDNSLSFRAQCRSAICGTCAVKIGENHVLACKTKVKQFVQDGVLTVEPAGNLPVIKDLITDQDIFLLKLKDAKAWFVPSEKFEPVYPDDLKLYEKETDCILCGICYSVCPVFQTGQEFGGPINFVKIFRFWKDKNDALKDQRIVIADKNRITACVHCKYCTFSCPKEIPVEQDILQLKFFGKQKGIIKEEQEGSGGFSTPFGF; this is encoded by the coding sequence ATGAAAGTTAAGATAAAGATAAAGAGGTTTAACGGAAAGGATCATTACTTTGATCAGTTTGATGTACAGATTGAGGACAGAACAACTGTTCTTGAAGCATTGATGCATATAAAAGATTACATGGATAACTCATTATCATTCAGAGCCCAGTGCCGTTCAGCTATATGTGGAACATGCGCTGTTAAGATTGGTGAGAATCATGTTTTAGCCTGTAAAACAAAAGTAAAACAGTTTGTTCAGGATGGTGTTTTAACTGTTGAACCTGCAGGAAATCTGCCTGTTATAAAGGATCTTATTACCGATCAGGATATATTCCTTTTAAAACTGAAGGATGCAAAGGCATGGTTTGTTCCATCTGAAAAGTTTGAGCCTGTTTATCCTGATGATCTGAAACTTTATGAAAAGGAGACAGACTGTATACTGTGCGGTATATGTTACAGTGTCTGTCCTGTTTTCCAGACAGGTCAGGAGTTTGGAGGTCCTATAAATTTTGTAAAGATTTTCAGGTTCTGGAAAGACAAAAATGATGCCCTTAAAGATCAGAGGATAGTTATAGCTGATAAAAACAGGATAACAGCATGTGTTCACTGTAAGTACTGCACATTTTCCTGTCCTAAAGAGATACCTGTTGAGCAGGATATACTCCAGCTAAAATTTTTCGGAAAACAGAAAGGTATCATAAAGGAGGAACAGGAAGGTTCTGGTGGTTTCTCAACACCTTTCGGCTTTTAA
- a CDS encoding UDP-glucuronic acid decarboxylase family protein: MKVLITGAAGFIGSHLCDRFLKEGFYVIGLDNFLTGSPDNIAHLFGEENFKFIKYDVTNYIYVPDDIDLVLHFACPASPVDYLQHPIHTMKVDSLGTLHTLGLAKAKKARYIFASTSEIYGDPQVHPQPETYWGNVNPIGPRSVYDEAKRFSEAMTMAYHREHHIDVRIVRIFNTYGPRMRLNDGRVVPNFISQALRGEDLTVYGDGSQTRSFCYIDDLVEGIFRVSVKEGIEGEVFNLGNPDEYRIIDFAKIIIEKTGSRSGIVFRPLPEDDPRQRCPDITKAKEVLGWEPKVSLDEGLENTIQYFKNKLKVL, translated from the coding sequence ATGAAAGTATTAATAACAGGAGCAGCAGGTTTTATCGGAAGTCATCTATGTGACAGATTTTTGAAGGAAGGTTTTTATGTTATAGGTCTTGATAACTTTCTAACAGGAAGTCCCGACAATATAGCTCACCTTTTTGGTGAGGAAAACTTTAAGTTTATAAAGTACGATGTTACAAACTACATATATGTTCCAGATGATATTGATCTTGTTCTACATTTTGCCTGTCCTGCAAGCCCTGTAGATTACCTTCAACATCCCATACATACCATGAAGGTTGACTCCCTTGGGACACTACACACACTTGGACTTGCAAAGGCTAAAAAGGCAAGATATATATTTGCCTCAACATCAGAGATATATGGAGATCCTCAGGTTCATCCACAGCCAGAAACATACTGGGGAAATGTGAACCCTATAGGACCAAGGTCTGTATATGATGAGGCTAAAAGATTTTCGGAAGCGATGACAATGGCTTACCACAGGGAACATCATATAGATGTGAGAATAGTTAGAATTTTCAATACATACGGTCCAAGGATGAGGCTTAATGATGGGAGGGTTGTTCCAAACTTTATATCTCAGGCTTTAAGAGGAGAGGATCTTACAGTTTACGGAGATGGAAGTCAGACAAGAAGTTTCTGCTATATAGATGATCTTGTTGAGGGGATATTCAGGGTTTCTGTGAAGGAAGGTATAGAAGGGGAGGTTTTCAATTTAGGAAACCCGGACGAATACAGGATTATTGATTTTGCGAAGATAATCATTGAAAAAACAGGATCAAGATCAGGTATAGTGTTCAGACCTTTACCTGAAGATGATCCAAGACAGAGATGTCCTGACATAACAAAGGCTAAAGAGGTTCTCGGATGGGAACCAAAAGTCTCTCTTGACGAAGGGCTTGAAAATACGATACAGTATTTTAAAAATAAATTAAAAGTGCTCTAA